One genomic region from Roseovarius sp. THAF9 encodes:
- a CDS encoding transposase has product MSSRRRLTREERLVIVRESGKGVSAKALAARFKVTERAIYYTVRTEKERRRESSIRTRQVSVTVTEEELRAFDAVLSKNGINSRSDGLRRLIQCANGVFIPDEHLSSELSSFRAALNRVGNNVSQIAKRMNEANKKGLRPPFGPGSLSQMRSLAGFVLDFADQVHSLAERRRSHLTLTVNAALKELADGEE; this is encoded by the coding sequence ATGTCGTCGCGCCGCCGTCTAACCCGTGAAGAACGGCTCGTCATCGTCCGCGAGAGCGGAAAAGGCGTTTCCGCAAAGGCACTTGCGGCGCGCTTCAAGGTGACGGAACGGGCGATCTACTACACGGTTCGGACTGAAAAAGAGCGCCGCCGCGAAAGCAGCATCAGGACGCGCCAGGTCAGCGTAACCGTTACCGAAGAAGAGCTTCGCGCGTTCGATGCCGTCTTGAGCAAGAACGGGATCAACAGCAGATCGGATGGTTTGCGCCGCCTGATCCAGTGTGCGAATGGCGTTTTCATCCCCGATGAACACCTGTCTTCTGAGCTGAGCAGCTTCCGTGCAGCCCTGAATCGTGTGGGTAACAACGTCTCCCAGATCGCCAAGCGCATGAACGAGGCGAACAAGAAGGGCCTTCGACCGCCCTTCGGGCCGGGCAGTCTATCGCAGATGCGGAGCCTCGCCGGGTTCGTTCTGGACTTTGCCGATCAGGTTCATTCGCTAGCAGAGCGCCGCCGCAGTCACCTGACATTGACGGTCAATGCCGCCTTGAAGGAGCTGGCAGATGGCGAAGAATAA
- a CDS encoding AAA family ATPase has translation MPNENMKVITVMTRKGGAGKTMLTRALASAAMNTGKKCLVLDADPQQALFRWAEKLKIEDPNFTIEELKSPEAFEARVDAAWEEGSTDFIFVDTLGAAGAWADDLAAFSDILVVPMMLSNDDMEITQDTHKWYVDLRGRTEDPENLPTFHVVLSSVPARMSKTEQQLELEAVQSFPVVQNYFMERKQHKDAASLGFLHYLAEARRNDPNPLLRTHAKHYEEALDEALAILQDIGGIA, from the coding sequence ATGCCGAACGAAAACATGAAAGTCATCACGGTCATGACACGCAAAGGCGGCGCCGGAAAGACGATGCTGACCCGTGCCCTGGCGAGTGCAGCTATGAACACAGGCAAGAAATGCCTTGTCCTAGATGCTGACCCGCAACAAGCCTTGTTTCGATGGGCTGAGAAGCTGAAGATCGAAGATCCGAATTTCACCATCGAAGAGCTGAAGTCACCCGAAGCATTCGAGGCGCGGGTGGATGCTGCCTGGGAAGAAGGGTCAACGGATTTCATCTTCGTTGACACGCTCGGGGCCGCTGGTGCTTGGGCCGACGATCTCGCGGCCTTCAGCGACATTCTTGTGGTGCCCATGATGCTGTCCAACGACGATATGGAAATCACGCAAGACACCCACAAATGGTATGTTGACCTCCGGGGAAGGACCGAAGATCCCGAAAACCTGCCGACCTTCCATGTCGTTCTTTCCAGCGTTCCCGCACGGATGAGTAAAACCGAACAGCAACTTGAGCTGGAAGCGGTTCAATCCTTCCCCGTCGTCCAGAACTACTTCATGGAGCGCAAACAGCATAAAGACGCCGCCAGCCTCGGATTTCTCCACTATCTCGCTGAGGCACGGCGCAACGATCCGAACCCTCTGCTCCGCACCCACGCAAAGCACTATGAAGAGGCTCTGGACGAAGCACTGGCGATCCTTCAGGACATTGGAGGGATCGCATAA
- a CDS encoding ArdC family protein → MAKERFDIKQHVTDTIIAQIEAGTPPWRKPWTGDMSGASFPLRHNGDSYQGINILMLWATAHVRGYNSARWMTFKQALELGGCVKKGEKATKSVFYGSIEREDENAAVGEDGKRRIRFAKTNNVFNADQIEGLPEAYYIRPEPPRDLGTEADAELDAFFARSGAEIITTEEPRAYFHPTKDHIHMPPIATFYSAAGYYGTLAHELTHWACGEKRLATQKARANRKEYAFDELVAEIGACFLAVQLGVEPQFDQSAAYVEGWLEALKSDKEMIFKAAAEAQKAVDYINEKARVSEGEKQVAA, encoded by the coding sequence ATGGCTAAAGAGCGTTTTGACATCAAGCAGCACGTCACCGACACGATCATTGCGCAGATCGAGGCGGGCACCCCGCCGTGGCGCAAGCCGTGGACGGGCGACATGAGCGGCGCGAGCTTTCCCTTGCGGCACAATGGCGATTCCTATCAAGGCATCAACATTCTGATGCTTTGGGCGACGGCGCATGTTCGCGGCTACAATTCCGCGCGCTGGATGACCTTCAAACAGGCCCTTGAGCTTGGCGGTTGCGTGAAGAAGGGCGAGAAGGCGACGAAATCTGTTTTCTATGGCTCGATTGAACGCGAGGACGAGAACGCGGCAGTGGGCGAGGACGGCAAGCGCCGCATCCGGTTTGCCAAGACCAACAATGTTTTCAATGCCGACCAGATCGAGGGCTTGCCGGAAGCCTATTACATCCGCCCGGAACCGCCCCGCGATCTTGGCACCGAGGCCGACGCCGAACTTGACGCTTTCTTTGCCCGCAGCGGGGCGGAAATCATCACCACGGAGGAACCGCGCGCCTATTTCCATCCGACGAAAGACCACATCCATATGCCTCCGATTGCGACGTTTTACAGCGCCGCCGGATACTATGGGACACTTGCCCACGAACTGACCCATTGGGCTTGCGGTGAAAAGCGCCTTGCCACTCAGAAGGCCCGTGCGAACCGGAAGGAATACGCCTTTGACGAGCTGGTCGCGGAGATCGGCGCATGTTTCCTTGCCGTTCAGCTTGGCGTCGAGCCGCAGTTTGACCAGAGCGCGGCCTATGTCGAAGGATGGCTTGAGGCCCTGAAATCCGACAAGGAAATGATTTTCAAGGCTGCTGCCGAGGCACAGAAGGCCGTGGACTACATCAACGAAAAGGCCCGCGTATCCGAGGGTGAAAAGCAGGTGGCCGCATGA
- a CDS encoding GIY-YIG nuclease family protein, translating into MARRSRGFTRIRWFRRNVAWGTVYLTCDEEDPCRIKIGFTQRKTVDRRKELSRSVQGRMVIVQTVRMPHAFALEARCHAKVGRLAGRDRTRNREWYILRDGASVSDVAQLITEQATRLRRIARLKIAWPIYGRISLFDSGWRPTGRTDPIKSDLV; encoded by the coding sequence ATGGCCCGCCGATCTCGGGGCTTCACCCGTATCCGCTGGTTTCGGCGCAATGTGGCTTGGGGAACAGTCTATCTTACCTGTGACGAGGAAGACCCCTGCCGCATCAAGATCGGCTTCACGCAGCGCAAGACAGTTGATCGGAGGAAGGAGCTTTCGCGCAGCGTTCAAGGCCGAATGGTCATTGTCCAGACCGTGAGAATGCCCCATGCGTTCGCTCTTGAGGCCCGTTGTCACGCCAAGGTGGGGCGTCTGGCTGGACGAGACCGGACCCGCAATCGGGAATGGTATATCCTTCGAGACGGCGCATCGGTTAGCGACGTGGCACAGCTCATCACCGAGCAGGCGACACGGCTTCGCCGTATTGCCCGCCTCAAAATTGCATGGCCGATCTATGGCCGCATATCCCTTTTCGATTCAGGCTGGCGGCCGACAGGGCGAACCGACCCGATCAAGAGCGATCTGGTCTAG